The following are encoded in a window of Kaistia algarum genomic DNA:
- a CDS encoding FGGY family carbohydrate kinase, which produces MSATVLIIDVGTSSVKAALFDAEGRTLAAADRPVTTSTPQAGWAEQSSDAWWAASAEAVRALAIAAPPSAITLTGSMQNVILLGGSGEALRPAILYSDARVSAERVATVRATLPENYERRIGNLSEPALCLFRLDWLFDEEPAMMSAAARVLFGAKDAVIHRMTGRAVVDPTCATTSGLMNIETRQWDPEILAALGLSPALLPDILDADALAGPLLVESAEALGLPAGIPVYVGAGDGGATAWGTSSEAHDRPHAYLGTTGWIAAAMPLALSGAPTSAYTLAAPIGSDVVVISPFLAAGLAIDWYAAIAGRTVGELYAAAATFDDEPPTALFLPFLIGERGPFSDRAVRGAFLGLDREHKAEALAYAVLEGLAHAIRDNLDALPVRPRQIALAGGVAGSLTVARLIADVTGASVSVPPESRLVTAYGAFRLVAPALGLPGHLDDAHVIVEPRPERAERAARRFAAYREATAHARALTALLASS; this is translated from the coding sequence ATGAGCGCGACGGTCCTGATCATCGATGTCGGCACTTCCTCGGTGAAGGCGGCGCTCTTCGATGCGGAGGGGCGCACACTCGCCGCCGCCGACCGGCCCGTCACGACATCGACGCCGCAGGCCGGCTGGGCCGAGCAGTCATCCGACGCCTGGTGGGCAGCCAGCGCCGAGGCCGTGCGTGCCCTCGCGATCGCCGCCCCGCCATCCGCAATCACGCTCACCGGCTCGATGCAGAACGTGATTCTCCTCGGTGGCTCCGGCGAGGCCCTGCGTCCGGCCATCCTCTACAGCGACGCGCGGGTGAGCGCCGAGCGGGTGGCGACCGTCCGTGCAACCCTGCCGGAGAACTATGAGAGGCGGATCGGCAATCTGTCCGAGCCGGCACTCTGCCTCTTCCGCCTCGACTGGCTCTTTGACGAGGAGCCGGCGATGATGTCCGCCGCGGCGCGGGTCCTGTTCGGCGCCAAGGATGCGGTCATCCACCGCATGACCGGCCGCGCCGTCGTCGATCCGACCTGCGCCACCACCAGCGGCCTGATGAACATCGAGACGCGGCAATGGGACCCGGAGATCCTGGCGGCGCTGGGGCTCTCGCCGGCGCTGCTACCGGATATTCTCGATGCCGACGCGTTGGCCGGCCCGCTGCTGGTCGAGTCCGCCGAGGCACTCGGTCTTCCCGCCGGCATTCCGGTTTATGTCGGCGCCGGCGATGGCGGCGCCACCGCATGGGGCACGTCGAGCGAGGCGCATGACCGCCCGCACGCCTATCTCGGAACGACGGGCTGGATCGCGGCGGCCATGCCGCTGGCTCTCTCCGGTGCTCCGACCAGCGCCTATACGCTGGCCGCTCCCATCGGCTCCGATGTCGTCGTGATCTCGCCCTTCCTGGCGGCGGGCCTTGCGATCGACTGGTATGCGGCGATTGCGGGGCGCACGGTCGGCGAACTCTACGCCGCCGCGGCGACCTTCGACGACGAGCCGCCGACAGCCCTGTTCCTGCCCTTTCTCATCGGCGAGCGCGGCCCCTTTTCGGACCGGGCGGTGCGCGGCGCCTTTCTCGGCCTCGACCGCGAACACAAGGCGGAGGCCCTCGCCTATGCCGTGCTGGAGGGGCTGGCGCATGCGATCCGCGACAATCTGGACGCGCTGCCGGTGCGTCCGCGCCAGATTGCGCTGGCCGGCGGGGTCGCGGGCAGCCTGACGGTGGCGCGCCTCATTGCCGATGTTACGGGAGCCAGCGTCTCCGTGCCGCCCGAAAGCCGCCTCGTGACCGCCTATGGCGCCTTCCGTCTCGTCGCGCCGGCGCTGGGTCTGCCCGGCCATCTCGATGACGCTCATGTCATCGTCGAGCCCCGACCCGAACGGGCCGAACGCGCCGCCCGGCGCTTTGCCGCCTATCGCGAGGCAACGGCCCACGCCCGCGCGCTGACGGCGCTGCTCGCCTCGTCATGA
- a CDS encoding heme ABC transporter ATP-binding protein: MIEAERITVRAGTRQLLSDVSVAIAPGQVAVVVGPNGAGKSTLMRTMTGEIRPAAGQVRLDGQPLERIGAGRLAERRAVLPQASSLAFPFTVHEVVRLGVSRLRDPAAVRGRVAEALSRVDLGDFGPRFFQELSGGEQQRVHLARVLCQVWKPVEDGVPNYLFLDEPTASLDLRHQILILDEARRFARAGGGVVAILHDLNLAALYGDHLVVIANGHVASEGPPQKVLTDAMIRSVFGIAIRVGSAPAGRPFILPHAVEPA; this comes from the coding sequence ATGATCGAGGCAGAGAGAATCACGGTCCGGGCCGGAACGCGGCAACTGCTTTCCGACGTCTCGGTCGCCATTGCGCCGGGACAAGTCGCGGTGGTCGTCGGCCCGAACGGGGCTGGAAAATCGACGTTGATGCGGACGATGACCGGTGAGATCCGGCCGGCGGCTGGGCAGGTGCGTCTCGACGGCCAGCCGCTGGAGCGAATCGGGGCTGGACGCCTTGCCGAGCGGCGGGCGGTGCTGCCGCAGGCCTCGTCATTAGCCTTTCCTTTCACGGTGCATGAGGTGGTACGGCTCGGCGTGTCGCGCCTGCGCGATCCGGCGGCGGTGCGTGGCCGCGTTGCCGAGGCCTTGTCGCGGGTCGATCTCGGCGATTTCGGGCCGCGCTTCTTCCAGGAGCTTTCCGGCGGCGAGCAGCAGCGGGTGCATCTGGCGCGCGTCCTCTGCCAGGTTTGGAAGCCGGTCGAGGACGGCGTGCCGAACTATCTCTTCCTCGACGAACCGACCGCCTCACTCGATCTCCGCCACCAGATCCTGATCCTCGACGAGGCGCGGCGTTTCGCCCGGGCAGGAGGCGGCGTGGTCGCTATCCTGCACGATCTCAACCTCGCCGCTCTCTATGGCGATCATCTCGTCGTCATCGCCAATGGCCATGTCGCGTCGGAGGGGCCGCCGCAGAAGGTGCTGACCGACGCGATGATCCGCTCGGTCTTCGGCATCGCGATCCGCGTCGGGTCAGCCCCGGCAGGGCGGCCCTTCATCCTGCCGCATGCTGTGGAGCCGGCCTGA
- a CDS encoding FecCD family ABC transporter permease — protein sequence MALVLSAAATGDRRGRASIVLAILAAVLAATVVLSLCVGPSGLSTGEVWGLLVDAVSGRVDALQGTNHVILFDIRIPRTLLGALAGAALAVAGAMLQGLFRNPLADPGLVGVSSGAALGAVLVIVLGPALLLPITGLLKIGALPVAAFFGGFATTFALYAIATRQGRTSVGTMLLAGIAIGALASAVTSYLVFRSDDLQLRELTFWSMGSLGGATWLKILIASPPILAVLALMPFIARGLDALVLGEAEARHLGIDVQRLKMLVVFAVALAVGAAVAFCGVIGFVGIIVPHVLRLAIGPEHRTLLPGSALLGAALLIAADMICRTIVAPAELPIGIVTAVLGAPVFLSILLRRRGVIDL from the coding sequence ATGGCACTGGTTCTCTCAGCGGCCGCGACGGGAGATCGGCGCGGCCGCGCCAGCATCGTGCTGGCAATCCTGGCGGCAGTTCTCGCCGCGACCGTCGTGCTGTCGCTCTGCGTCGGCCCTTCCGGGCTTTCGACGGGCGAAGTCTGGGGGCTGCTCGTCGACGCGGTTTCCGGGCGGGTCGATGCGCTTCAGGGCACCAACCACGTCATCCTCTTCGATATCCGCATTCCGCGCACGCTGCTTGGCGCGCTCGCCGGCGCGGCGCTCGCGGTTGCCGGCGCCATGCTGCAGGGCCTGTTCCGCAACCCGCTCGCCGATCCGGGGCTGGTCGGTGTCTCCTCGGGAGCGGCGCTTGGCGCCGTGCTGGTGATCGTGCTGGGTCCGGCTTTGCTTCTGCCGATCACCGGCTTGCTGAAGATCGGCGCGCTGCCAGTCGCTGCGTTTTTCGGCGGATTTGCCACCACATTCGCGCTTTACGCCATTGCGACTCGGCAAGGGCGCACGTCGGTCGGAACGATGCTGCTCGCCGGCATCGCCATCGGCGCGCTGGCGAGCGCCGTAACCTCCTATCTCGTCTTCCGCTCCGACGATCTGCAACTCCGCGAACTGACATTCTGGTCGATGGGCAGCCTCGGCGGCGCCACCTGGCTGAAGATCCTCATCGCCTCGCCGCCGATTCTCGCCGTTCTGGCGCTGATGCCGTTCATTGCCCGCGGCCTCGACGCGCTGGTGCTGGGGGAAGCGGAGGCGCGCCACCTCGGTATCGACGTTCAGCGGCTGAAGATGCTGGTCGTTTTCGCGGTGGCGCTGGCAGTGGGCGCCGCCGTCGCCTTCTGTGGCGTCATCGGCTTCGTCGGCATCATCGTGCCGCATGTGCTGCGGCTCGCCATCGGGCCGGAGCATCGCACGCTGCTTCCGGGCAGCGCGCTCCTGGGCGCCGCGCTGCTGATCGCGGCGGACATGATCTGCCGCACGATCGTCGCGCCGGCGGAACTGCCGATCGGTATTGTCACGGCCGTCCTCGGCGCGCCCGTCTTCCTCTCCATCCTGCTGCGCCGACGCGGCGTCATCGATCTGTAG
- a CDS encoding heme/hemin ABC transporter substrate-binding protein, with amino-acid sequence MHLPVHPMIFTGSLREHLRRREARLVLGFAVAIAITFGALVQAIAAERTVRDAAGRDVVIGEAKRIVTIGGAVTEIVYALGAADRIVARDSTSFYPKEALEKPDVGYMRALSAEGVLAMKPDLILAVEGSGPKEVIEILEAASVPMVMVPEHYSAEGIAEKVRLIAAVLGEEAKGEALAGDVEQKFAALSTSLAKLPEADRKKVVFLMSITDGRPLAAGSKTAADAIIRLAGGVNPMAAIPGYKPASDEALAAAAPEAVVMMNRPGSEPQTPEKLFAVAALAATPAAASKSLVVMDGLYLLGFGPRTADAARDLAHSLYPGLSLPASTAAN; translated from the coding sequence GTGCATCTTCCTGTCCATCCGATGATCTTCACCGGCTCGCTGCGCGAGCATCTTCGCCGCCGCGAGGCGCGGCTCGTGCTCGGCTTCGCCGTGGCGATCGCCATCACATTTGGGGCGCTCGTGCAGGCGATCGCGGCGGAGCGGACGGTCCGCGACGCGGCAGGGCGCGACGTCGTGATCGGGGAAGCGAAGCGCATCGTCACCATCGGCGGCGCAGTGACGGAGATCGTCTATGCGCTTGGCGCGGCGGATCGGATCGTCGCTCGCGATTCGACCTCTTTCTATCCGAAGGAAGCGCTGGAGAAGCCCGATGTCGGCTATATGCGGGCGCTCTCCGCCGAAGGCGTGCTGGCGATGAAGCCCGACCTGATCCTCGCCGTCGAGGGCTCCGGCCCGAAGGAGGTGATCGAGATCCTCGAGGCCGCTTCCGTGCCGATGGTCATGGTCCCGGAGCACTACAGCGCTGAAGGCATCGCCGAGAAAGTTCGGCTGATCGCCGCCGTTCTCGGCGAGGAAGCGAAGGGAGAGGCGCTGGCCGGCGATGTCGAGCAGAAATTCGCGGCGCTTTCGACTTCGCTCGCCAAGCTGCCCGAAGCGGATCGCAAGAAGGTCGTGTTCCTGATGAGCATTACCGATGGCCGGCCACTGGCGGCCGGATCGAAGACGGCGGCCGATGCGATCATCCGTCTCGCCGGCGGGGTCAATCCGATGGCGGCGATTCCCGGCTACAAGCCAGCCTCGGACGAGGCGCTCGCCGCCGCCGCGCCTGAGGCCGTCGTCATGATGAACCGGCCAGGCTCGGAGCCGCAGACGCCCGAGAAGCTGTTCGCGGTTGCGGCGCTGGCCGCCACCCCGGCCGCTGCGTCGAAGTCGCTGGTAGTGATGGACGGGCTCTATCTCCTCGGCTTTGGCCCGCGAACCGCCGATGCGGCGCGCGATCTCGCTCACTCCCTCTATCCGGGCCTCTCGCTCCCGGCGAGTACGGCGGCGAACTGA
- the hemP gene encoding hemin uptake protein HemP, which produces MTEEETGEPTAATRVAPPVPEGMRVVPSDQLLMGSREIVIRHGTEDYRLRLTRAGKLILNK; this is translated from the coding sequence ATGACGGAAGAAGAAACGGGCGAGCCGACGGCCGCGACCCGTGTTGCGCCCCCGGTTCCCGAGGGCATGCGCGTGGTGCCGAGCGACCAGCTCCTCATGGGCAGCCGCGAGATCGTCATCCGCCATGGCACCGAGGACTACCGGCTGCGCCTCACTCGCGCCGGCAAGCTCATCCTGAACAAGTAA
- a CDS encoding TonB-dependent hemoglobin/transferrin/lactoferrin family receptor: MAGSAILLISALSATAAKAQSGSAAKTAAEGTETESSAVLPKIVVTGSGASASTSPAVSAKEGTAMATTTTAEQINDRFIDSWQSFSNRAEPGVTFSSQTNSINVRGLDQGNVLTTLDGIRIPYLGEGGARTGTNGGLSTFDFGALSTIDVVRGADSSIAGSGAMGGIVALTTLSADDIIREGRNFGFLTKNSYSSANQSFVTSNAIAGRIKDTSVLVQGSYTNGHETETMGTVGGYGTARTEANPMDFDQYSLLGKLSQRFDGGHELTLAAETFKYDSTTDVMTSQSTTGNYRPGDYTGSEVAERQRVSLTYDYKPEEGGGFLDGGQMIAYWQNVQQESGTDAYRTTSVIGPYVRQNTNEIEEYGLKGWGNKKFDVAGYQNSLTFGGEIYLTNTTQYSYGVDSCPANPAPRSTCSQLHTNQADSPDADGTTFAAWVRDDIALNDQLTITPGLRYDWFEQVPQATEGYSANAAYKGLPAESSGSKLSPSLLGTWQATKDVSFYAQWAQSFTAPTPAQLYLTYGGAGAYVALGNPDLKPQEGSGYEAGVKFGDRELGGGVSLFNNFYKNFIDAKSLTATEAAEAGYPLANYPYGVTRYVNLESVNIYGIEARANWQFAENWKTWGSVAWMVGQDLANGTWLDSVPPVKGIVGLGYFTEDWGTDVLITAAALDAQTSAAYQTPGYAVADWTVWWQPKQVEGLRLQAGVFNIFDEKYWNALDVPTTVTASSSNLDYYSEPGRNYRVNLTYQF; the protein is encoded by the coding sequence ATGGCCGGATCGGCCATCCTTCTCATCTCAGCCCTCTCCGCGACGGCTGCCAAAGCCCAATCGGGATCGGCGGCGAAGACGGCTGCGGAAGGGACGGAGACCGAATCTTCGGCAGTCCTGCCGAAGATCGTCGTTACAGGCAGCGGCGCGAGCGCCAGCACCTCCCCGGCCGTATCGGCCAAGGAGGGAACGGCGATGGCCACAACCACTACGGCCGAGCAGATCAACGATCGGTTCATCGACAGCTGGCAATCCTTCTCCAACCGGGCCGAGCCGGGCGTCACTTTCTCGTCGCAGACCAACAGCATCAATGTCCGCGGCCTCGACCAGGGCAATGTGCTGACGACGCTTGACGGGATCCGTATTCCCTATCTTGGCGAGGGCGGGGCGCGCACCGGCACGAATGGCGGTCTCTCCACCTTCGACTTCGGCGCTCTGTCGACGATCGACGTGGTGCGCGGCGCCGATTCGAGCATCGCCGGCTCCGGCGCCATGGGCGGCATCGTGGCACTGACCACGCTGTCGGCCGACGACATCATCCGCGAGGGCCGCAATTTCGGCTTCCTCACGAAGAACAGCTATTCGAGCGCCAACCAGAGCTTCGTTACCTCGAACGCCATTGCCGGCCGGATCAAAGATACATCGGTGCTGGTCCAGGGGTCCTACACGAACGGCCATGAGACCGAGACCATGGGCACGGTCGGGGGCTATGGCACGGCGCGCACCGAAGCCAACCCCATGGACTTCGACCAGTACAGCCTGCTCGGCAAGCTGAGCCAGCGCTTCGATGGCGGGCATGAGCTGACGCTGGCGGCCGAGACGTTCAAATATGATTCGACCACGGACGTCATGACCAGCCAGTCGACCACGGGCAATTATCGGCCGGGCGACTATACCGGAAGCGAGGTGGCCGAGCGCCAGCGCGTCTCGCTCACCTATGACTACAAGCCGGAAGAGGGTGGCGGCTTCCTGGATGGCGGCCAGATGATCGCCTACTGGCAGAACGTCCAGCAGGAATCCGGCACCGACGCCTACCGCACGACCTCGGTGATCGGGCCCTATGTCCGCCAGAACACCAACGAGATCGAGGAATACGGGCTGAAGGGCTGGGGCAACAAGAAGTTCGACGTCGCCGGCTACCAGAACAGCCTGACCTTTGGCGGCGAGATCTACCTGACCAACACGACGCAATATTCCTATGGCGTCGACAGCTGCCCGGCCAATCCTGCGCCGCGCTCGACCTGCTCGCAGCTCCACACCAACCAGGCCGATTCGCCCGATGCCGACGGCACGACCTTCGCCGCCTGGGTCCGGGACGACATCGCCCTGAACGACCAGCTGACCATCACCCCCGGCCTGCGCTACGACTGGTTCGAGCAGGTTCCGCAGGCGACGGAAGGCTATAGTGCCAACGCGGCCTATAAAGGTCTTCCGGCGGAATCGTCCGGTTCCAAGCTGTCGCCGAGCCTGCTCGGCACCTGGCAGGCCACCAAGGATGTCTCCTTCTACGCGCAGTGGGCGCAGTCCTTCACCGCGCCGACCCCGGCCCAGCTCTACCTGACCTATGGCGGAGCCGGCGCCTATGTCGCGCTCGGCAATCCCGACCTGAAGCCGCAGGAAGGGTCTGGCTACGAGGCCGGCGTGAAGTTCGGAGATCGTGAACTCGGCGGCGGCGTCTCGCTCTTCAACAATTTCTACAAGAACTTCATCGACGCCAAGTCGCTGACGGCGACCGAGGCGGCGGAGGCGGGCTATCCGCTGGCCAATTACCCCTATGGCGTGACGCGCTACGTCAACCTCGAGAGCGTCAACATCTACGGCATCGAGGCACGCGCCAACTGGCAGTTCGCCGAGAACTGGAAGACCTGGGGCTCCGTCGCCTGGATGGTCGGACAGGACCTCGCCAACGGCACCTGGCTCGACTCGGTACCGCCAGTGAAGGGCATCGTCGGCCTTGGCTACTTCACGGAAGACTGGGGCACCGACGTTCTCATCACCGCGGCCGCGCTCGATGCGCAGACGTCAGCCGCCTATCAGACGCCTGGCTATGCGGTCGCCGACTGGACGGTCTGGTGGCAGCCGAAGCAGGTCGAGGGCCTGCGCCTCCAGGCCGGCGTCTTCAACATCTTCGACGAGAAGTACTGGAACGCGCTCGACGTCCCGACGACGGTCACCGCGAGCAGCTCCAACCTCGACTACTATTCCGAGCCGGGACGCAATTACCGCGTCAACCTGACCTATCAGTTCTAA
- a CDS encoding antibiotic biosynthesis monooxygenase family protein has product MYIAMNRFQVIKGSEADFEEVWRTRDRHLNELEGYIDFHLLKGPEAEDHTLYSSHTIWKTKDDFVAWTKSEQFRKAHKGAGDRKPMFIGHPVFEGFETVEGV; this is encoded by the coding sequence ATGTATATCGCCATGAACCGCTTTCAGGTCATCAAGGGGTCGGAGGCCGACTTCGAGGAGGTCTGGCGCACGCGCGACCGCCATCTGAACGAACTGGAAGGCTACATCGACTTCCATCTCCTGAAGGGACCGGAAGCGGAGGACCACACGCTCTATTCCTCGCACACGATCTGGAAGACGAAGGACGATTTCGTCGCCTGGACGAAATCCGAGCAGTTCCGCAAGGCCCACAAGGGTGCGGGCGACCGCAAGCCGATGTTCATCGGCCATCCGGTTTTCGAAGGCTTCGAGACGGTCGAAGGCGTCTGA
- a CDS encoding MFS transporter, giving the protein MVHRHHKALGPNYKWVVLSNTTLGMLAASINGSILLISLPAIFRGIGLKPLEPSNVNILLWSIMGYMVATSVLVVAFGRLGDSLGRARVYNAGFLIFTIAAIALSFMPGDGAFAAWYLIFVRIAQGVGGAMLMANSTALLTDAFPTHQRGLALGINTIAAIGGSFLGLVIGGLLADIDWHLVFWISVPIGVIGTAWAYWRLRDRIPPRHRPVDWLGNATFGIGLILILIAITEGIQPYGAHAMAWTSPEVVGLLVVGVALLVAFVFVERRVAFPMFDLNLFRIRAFTAGNLASLFAAIGRGGLQFMLIIWLQGIWLPLHGYSFEETPLWAGIFMLPLTLGFLVATPVSGYLSDHHGARPFAVGGMIIGAISFAALMELPPDFSYPLFALLLFLNGLGSGLFIAPNSTAIMNSVPAAERGQAAGMRATTLNSGQVLSIGIFFSLMIAGLTEMLPQSMEAALIAQKVPADIASHAASAPAVASLFAAFLGYNPMGELIPAASLASLPQESVAVITGKTFFPHLLAEPFMHGLVFAFTFSLILNLLAAAASWMAGGRYVHADEAAPSPATAAE; this is encoded by the coding sequence ATGGTCCACAGACACCACAAGGCCCTTGGCCCCAACTACAAATGGGTCGTGCTCAGCAATACGACGCTCGGCATGCTCGCTGCCTCGATCAACGGCTCGATCCTGCTGATCAGCCTGCCGGCGATCTTCCGCGGCATCGGGCTGAAGCCGCTGGAGCCGTCCAACGTCAACATCCTGCTCTGGTCGATCATGGGCTACATGGTCGCGACCTCTGTGCTCGTCGTCGCCTTCGGGCGTCTCGGCGACAGCCTCGGCCGGGCGCGGGTCTATAATGCCGGGTTCCTGATCTTCACCATCGCTGCCATCGCGCTCAGCTTCATGCCGGGGGATGGCGCTTTTGCCGCCTGGTACCTGATCTTCGTGCGCATCGCGCAGGGCGTCGGCGGCGCCATGCTGATGGCGAATTCGACGGCGCTCCTGACCGATGCTTTCCCGACCCACCAGCGCGGCCTCGCGCTCGGCATCAACACCATCGCGGCGATCGGCGGATCCTTCCTCGGCCTCGTCATTGGCGGCCTGCTGGCGGATATCGACTGGCACCTCGTCTTCTGGATCAGCGTTCCCATCGGCGTCATCGGCACCGCCTGGGCCTATTGGCGGCTGCGCGACCGCATCCCGCCGCGCCATCGCCCGGTCGACTGGCTCGGCAACGCGACGTTCGGCATTGGCCTCATCCTGATCCTCATCGCCATCACCGAGGGCATCCAGCCCTATGGCGCCCACGCCATGGCCTGGACCAGCCCGGAAGTCGTCGGCCTGCTGGTGGTCGGCGTGGCGCTCCTCGTCGCCTTCGTCTTCGTCGAGCGGCGCGTCGCCTTTCCGATGTTCGATCTCAATCTCTTCCGCATCCGCGCCTTCACGGCCGGCAATCTCGCCAGCCTCTTCGCCGCCATCGGCCGCGGCGGGCTGCAGTTCATGCTGATTATCTGGCTGCAGGGCATCTGGCTGCCGCTGCATGGCTACTCCTTCGAGGAGACCCCGCTCTGGGCCGGCATCTTCATGCTGCCGCTGACGCTCGGCTTCCTCGTCGCGACACCCGTCTCCGGCTATCTCTCCGACCATCACGGCGCCCGGCCCTTCGCCGTCGGCGGCATGATCATCGGCGCGATCTCTTTCGCCGCGCTCATGGAGCTGCCGCCCGACTTCTCCTATCCGCTCTTCGCCCTCCTCCTGTTCCTGAACGGCCTCGGCTCCGGCCTCTTCATCGCGCCGAACTCGACCGCGATCATGAATTCGGTTCCCGCCGCCGAACGCGGTCAGGCCGCCGGCATGCGGGCGACGACCCTGAATTCCGGGCAGGTGCTGTCGATCGGCATCTTCTTCAGCCTGATGATCGCCGGGCTGACCGAAATGCTGCCGCAATCGATGGAAGCAGCGCTGATCGCCCAGAAGGTGCCGGCCGACATCGCCAGCCATGCGGCTTCTGCACCGGCAGTCGCGAGCCTCTTTGCCGCCTTCCTCGGTTACAATCCGATGGGCGAACTGATCCCGGCCGCCTCGCTTGCCTCGCTGCCGCAGGAGAGTGTCGCGGTCATCACCGGCAAGACCTTCTTCCCGCATCTCCTGGCCGAGCCATTCATGCATGGGCTGGTCTTCGCCTTCACCTTCTCGCTGATCCTCAACCTCCTGGCCGCCGCCGCGTCGTGGATGGCTGGCGGGCGCTATGTGCATGCCGACGAAGCGGCGCCAAGCCCGGCGACCGCCGCTGAATGA
- a CDS encoding siderophore-interacting protein produces MAMDIGTEQRHAARRVRHETRRRLLTVKAIEDVTPRMRRITFSADTMEGFESLAPDDHIKLFFAAPEGPQMRDFTPRRFDREAGTLVIDFALHEAGPATSFAAGARIGDPLEIGGPRGSAVVADDFDWYWLIGDETALPAIGRWLEEARPGLPILTAIAIADASERQAIETKADWTTLWSLRSEAGTDDAAAFIALLAGQPLPPGDGFIFIAAETNVARAVRRYLTEERGHLESWMKAAGYWKRGEADAHERIED; encoded by the coding sequence ATGGCCATGGATATTGGAACCGAACAGCGCCACGCGGCCCGCCGCGTGCGCCATGAAACGCGGCGCCGTCTGCTGACGGTCAAGGCGATCGAGGATGTGACGCCCCGCATGCGGCGGATCACTTTCTCGGCCGACACGATGGAGGGCTTCGAGAGCCTCGCGCCCGATGACCACATCAAGCTGTTCTTCGCAGCGCCTGAAGGTCCGCAGATGCGCGATTTCACGCCGCGCCGCTTCGACCGCGAGGCCGGCACGCTGGTGATCGATTTCGCCTTGCATGAGGCAGGCCCGGCCACGAGCTTTGCGGCCGGGGCGCGGATTGGCGACCCGCTGGAGATCGGTGGCCCGCGCGGATCAGCGGTCGTTGCCGACGATTTCGACTGGTACTGGCTGATCGGCGACGAGACGGCACTTCCGGCGATTGGCCGCTGGCTGGAGGAGGCCCGGCCGGGCCTCCCGATCCTGACGGCGATCGCGATTGCGGATGCATCTGAGCGTCAGGCGATCGAGACGAAGGCCGACTGGACTACGCTCTGGAGCCTCCGCAGCGAAGCCGGCACCGATGACGCCGCCGCTTTCATCGCCCTTCTCGCCGGACAGCCTCTTCCGCCCGGCGACGGTTTCATCTTCATTGCGGCCGAGACGAACGTCGCCCGCGCCGTGCGCCGCTATCTGACCGAAGAGCGCGGCCATCTGGAATCATGGATGAAGGCCGCCGGATACTGGAAGCGCGGCGAGGCCGATGCGCATGAGCGGATCGAGGACTGA
- a CDS encoding D-lyxose/D-mannose family sugar isomerase, with protein sequence MKRSRVNEIMQEADEFIRSFGFLLPPFAYWTPEEFKRNRANARGVIDARLGWDITDYGKEKFDELGLFLFTVRNGNQADLATGRGMLYAEKIMISRQDQLSPMHRHNLKAEDIINRGGGTLTLELFMPDAEGNIDRNAEVTVPTDGVVRKLPAGGILRLDPGESVTLLPGVWHAFWGEGADVLIGEVSTVNDDLTDNVFAEPIGRFAQIEEDVEPMHLLVADYGTWLKD encoded by the coding sequence ATGAAGCGATCGCGCGTGAACGAGATCATGCAGGAGGCGGATGAGTTCATCCGTTCGTTCGGCTTCCTGCTGCCGCCGTTCGCCTATTGGACGCCGGAAGAGTTCAAGCGCAATCGCGCCAATGCGAGGGGCGTGATCGACGCGCGCCTTGGCTGGGACATCACCGACTACGGCAAGGAAAAGTTCGACGAGCTCGGCCTCTTCCTGTTCACCGTGCGCAACGGCAACCAGGCGGACCTCGCGACCGGCCGCGGCATGCTCTATGCCGAGAAGATCATGATCTCGCGCCAGGACCAGCTCTCGCCGATGCACCGGCATAATCTGAAGGCCGAGGACATCATCAATCGCGGCGGCGGCACGCTGACGCTGGAATTGTTCATGCCCGATGCCGAAGGCAATATCGACCGCAACGCCGAAGTGACCGTGCCGACCGATGGCGTCGTCCGCAAGCTGCCGGCCGGCGGCATCCTCCGCCTCGATCCGGGCGAGAGCGTCACGCTGCTGCCGGGCGTCTGGCACGCTTTCTGGGGCGAAGGTGCCGACGTGCTCATCGGCGAGGTGTCGACGGTCAATGACGATTTGACCGACAATGTCTTCGCGGAGCCGATCGGCCGTTTTGCGCAGATCGAGGAGGATGTCGAGCCGATGCATCTCCTCGTGGCCGATTACGGAACGTGGCTCAAGGACTGA